A stretch of the Defluviitalea raffinosedens genome encodes the following:
- a CDS encoding carbohydrate ABC transporter permease produces the protein MQKTLSFREFLFILPILVIISVFSIWPILDTLKYTVFDYRLNDQQKSQMFLGERFNTDLFNENAKYVRFYLNKDKALVQDSVQQQEFERIIAYTEEMIAKYKNQKGVIELSGNEAKTVQDYIANVKEDTVNLYEANKTANLVNGENLQMIIAELDKSFIGSNFIGLQSYRQILTDLRFWIALKNTLFFTVVSVFIEFVLGLALAMIMNKAMKGIGLVRTISLIPWAIPTAVSALMWSYMYDGGSGIIAKLASVIGLVESPEHLLLTGVGAMASAIASDVWKTTPYMALLLLGGLQTIDKGLYESSQIDGAGRIRTFTSITLPLLKPSILVALLFRTLDAFRVYDLIAVLTGGGPGGSTETLSIYAYKVMFGQTNFGYGSVIVLMMFFCVAAIAILFVKVLGADIMSSK, from the coding sequence GTGCAAAAGACACTCTCTTTCAGAGAATTTCTATTTATTCTTCCTATTCTGGTCATTATCTCTGTGTTTTCAATCTGGCCCATACTGGATACGCTAAAATATACAGTATTTGATTATCGTTTAAATGACCAGCAAAAGTCGCAGATGTTCTTGGGTGAGCGCTTTAATACGGATTTATTCAATGAAAATGCTAAGTATGTACGGTTTTATTTAAATAAGGATAAGGCTTTGGTTCAGGACAGTGTACAACAACAGGAATTTGAAAGAATTATTGCTTATACTGAAGAGATGATTGCAAAATACAAAAATCAAAAAGGGGTTATAGAATTATCCGGCAATGAAGCAAAAACAGTGCAGGATTATATAGCCAATGTTAAAGAGGATACAGTAAATCTTTATGAAGCCAATAAAACTGCAAACTTAGTCAATGGCGAGAACTTGCAAATGATCATTGCTGAATTGGATAAATCATTTATAGGTTCCAATTTTATCGGCCTTCAGTCTTATCGTCAGATCTTAACAGATCTCAGATTCTGGATAGCACTCAAAAATACATTGTTTTTCACAGTTGTATCGGTATTTATTGAATTTGTATTGGGCCTCGCCCTTGCTATGATTATGAACAAAGCAATGAAAGGAATAGGATTAGTAAGAACGATCTCATTGATTCCCTGGGCAATACCTACGGCAGTATCAGCGCTTATGTGGAGTTATATGTATGACGGGGGAAGCGGAATAATTGCCAAACTGGCATCTGTAATAGGTTTAGTGGAGAGCCCGGAACATCTTCTCTTAACTGGTGTCGGAGCGATGGCATCAGCCATTGCCTCAGACGTATGGAAAACAACGCCCTATATGGCATTACTGCTTTTGGGAGGACTTCAAACCATTGATAAGGGATTGTATGAGAGCTCTCAGATTGATGGAGCAGGCAGGATAAGAACCTTTACATCCATCACATTGCCCTTGCTTAAGCCATCCATATTGGTAGCGCTTCTGTTTAGAACTTTGGATGCCTTTAGGGTATATGACTTAATTGCTGTTTTAACTGGTGGAGGACCGGGAGGCTCTACTGAGACATTATCCATTTATGCGTATAAAGTAATGTTCGGACAAACGAATTTTGGATACGGTTCTGTAATTGTTTTAATGATGTTCTTCTGTGTTGCAGCAATAGCAATACTGTTCGTTAAGGTACTAGGCGCAGATATTATGTCTAGCAAATAG
- a CDS encoding extracellular solute-binding protein — MKKWLSILVAMLMVLSAGCSKAPATQETPAETPAEQKTETPAAEVPAEKTKISFAVQADSTPALETLVSTFNGSQDKYIVEIVEFTNDSSQMHDQLITSLSSGSSEYDVMSLDVVWAGEFAAAGYIEALDMLMDEAGLKIEDFNAGSMASGSYQGKQYTLPYFPDLGLLFYRSDIVSPEDAAKLESGDYTYDDLYAMMEKYKGQGGTETTFTFQAKQYEGITCNATEFTGAFKDLKAGLETMKKFTDSDLTPTDILNYDEGSTDANFKEGKSVFSRNWPYQFGVIKGEDSKIKPDQIGVAPLPKGNVVGGWLLSINKNSDNIEGAWEFVKFVAGPEGQKINSTKGGYLPGYNALLTDEEVIAANELLQSEGFKKALTSTIARPVSAEYSKLSDTIQVNVHKYLSGSQDIDTTVAAIEAALK; from the coding sequence ATGAAAAAATGGTTAAGCATTCTTGTAGCGATGTTAATGGTTTTAAGTGCCGGCTGCTCAAAAGCTCCTGCAACTCAAGAAACACCTGCAGAAACACCTGCTGAGCAAAAAACTGAAACACCTGCAGCAGAAGTACCAGCAGAAAAGACAAAAATTAGCTTTGCTGTTCAGGCGGACAGTACTCCTGCTCTGGAGACTTTGGTAAGCACATTTAATGGCAGTCAAGATAAGTACATTGTTGAAATTGTTGAGTTTACTAATGACTCATCGCAAATGCACGATCAACTTATTACATCTTTATCCTCTGGATCCTCTGAATACGATGTAATGTCTCTTGACGTAGTTTGGGCGGGAGAATTTGCAGCAGCAGGCTATATTGAAGCATTAGATATGCTGATGGATGAAGCAGGACTCAAAATTGAAGATTTTAATGCTGGTTCCATGGCATCCGGAAGCTATCAAGGTAAACAATATACATTGCCTTATTTCCCTGACTTAGGACTTTTATTCTATCGTTCTGATATTGTAAGTCCTGAAGATGCAGCAAAACTTGAAAGCGGAGATTACACATATGATGATCTTTATGCAATGATGGAAAAATACAAAGGTCAAGGTGGAACAGAAACCACTTTTACATTCCAGGCTAAACAATATGAAGGTATTACATGTAATGCTACTGAATTTACAGGGGCTTTCAAAGATTTAAAAGCCGGTCTTGAAACAATGAAGAAGTTTACAGATTCTGATCTTACACCAACAGATATCTTAAACTATGATGAAGGTTCTACAGATGCAAACTTCAAAGAAGGTAAATCTGTATTTTCCAGAAACTGGCCATATCAATTCGGCGTGATTAAAGGAGAAGATTCCAAGATTAAACCGGATCAAATTGGAGTTGCTCCTCTGCCAAAGGGAAATGTTGTAGGTGGATGGTTATTATCCATTAACAAAAATTCAGATAACATTGAAGGTGCCTGGGAATTTGTGAAATTTGTTGCAGGACCTGAAGGTCAAAAAATTAATTCAACAAAAGGCGGATATTTACCGGGATATAATGCATTACTTACGGATGAAGAAGTAATCGCAGCCAATGAATTACTCCAATCTGAAGGATTCAAGAAAGCACTTACATCCACGATTGCAAGACCTGTCAGCGCAGAATACTCAAAATTATCCGATACAATTCAGGTGAATGTACACAAGTATTTATCAGGAAGCCAGGATATTGACACAACTGTGGCAGCTATTGAAGCAGCTTTAAAGTAA
- a CDS encoding carbohydrate ABC transporter permease, which produces MSKILTANKAQMINKAETMNAKAQRTERIWRISITAIIAFFMCIIVFPFFWILITSVKPTSQIFGDGAYAIYAGQLVLDHYITVIFEKGILHSIWNSFVVASVTTLYVVCIAVLAAYAISRFNFKGKSFLLGLILAISMFPQMIVVGPIYNLFTQLHLTNSYFVVLPYSTITLPSAVWIMVTHFNQIPLAIEESAKIDGATPFETLTKVIFPLAAPGVFTTGIITFIAAWNEYLLTVTLNTDKNYHTVPVAVSFLRSQFQILWGQVSAATIVVTIPTLIIVLLFQKQIVSGLISGAVKE; this is translated from the coding sequence ATGAGTAAAATTTTAACGGCTAATAAAGCACAAATGATCAATAAAGCAGAAACTATGAATGCAAAGGCGCAAAGAACGGAAAGAATCTGGAGAATTTCCATTACAGCAATCATTGCATTTTTTATGTGTATTATTGTGTTTCCATTCTTTTGGATATTGATTACTTCTGTTAAGCCTACCAGCCAGATCTTTGGGGACGGAGCCTATGCTATTTATGCAGGACAATTGGTATTGGATCATTATATAACTGTTATTTTTGAAAAGGGAATCCTTCACTCTATATGGAACAGTTTTGTTGTAGCGTCCGTTACAACATTATATGTTGTATGTATAGCAGTCCTGGCGGCATATGCTATTTCCAGATTTAACTTTAAGGGAAAAAGTTTTCTCTTAGGACTTATTCTTGCAATCTCCATGTTCCCACAGATGATTGTGGTAGGCCCTATATACAATTTATTTACACAGCTTCATCTGACCAACAGCTATTTTGTTGTATTGCCATATTCCACCATTACATTGCCTTCTGCAGTCTGGATTATGGTAACCCACTTTAATCAAATCCCTTTAGCGATTGAAGAATCTGCTAAGATTGACGGTGCAACCCCTTTTGAAACCTTGACAAAAGTTATTTTCCCGCTGGCGGCACCTGGGGTATTTACAACAGGGATTATTACTTTCATTGCTGCATGGAATGAGTACCTTTTAACAGTAACACTTAATACGGATAAGAATTATCATACTGTTCCAGTAGCGGTTTCATTCTTAAGAAGTCAGTTTCAAATATTATGGGGGCAAGTATCAGCAGCAACTATTGTTGTAACGATCCCTACCCTCATTATTGTGCTTTTATTCCAAAAGCAAATTGTATCCGGTTTAATTTCGGGAGCTGTAAAGGAGTAG
- a CDS encoding AraC family transcriptional regulator: MEYNHKHNTTLEKLEIIYYFTQVPVSLYSNNSPVVQFPEKPLSMDALLKNECEFPNIIFSRNQTFTCQFITNDYYECFIVYELNDTDVIIIGPFLDEEMYDAKLSTLIKKNTLSIKLKHKLMDYFSKLQILDHTKRFYINKLLNYLFPDDSSIHLEQNTSTDTSEKTSVPENYFVTTYKNRLSMFEHPPYYLEQVIVKHIKNGIKPNARHILSEINSLNRAKLSDDPLRSLKNSLIGSCTIFTRAAIAGGVTDYEAFNLSDAFIMEIEKTNSMSELNNLEYRMVETFIEKVNEAKTFKFSPIIKNTMLYIVNHLSDKLTLKDIADHVYVHPNYLSALFKKEVGISLFQYIIKKRIEESTYFLKYSNESIADIAAFYQFCNQSYYIKMFHKYMGMSPNAYRQSNN, encoded by the coding sequence ATGGAATATAACCATAAGCATAATACTACTCTGGAAAAGCTGGAAATTATATACTATTTCACTCAAGTTCCTGTAAGCTTATACAGTAATAATTCTCCCGTTGTACAGTTCCCCGAAAAACCTTTATCGATGGATGCATTATTAAAAAACGAATGTGAATTTCCCAATATTATTTTTAGTAGAAATCAGACATTTACCTGTCAGTTTATAACAAATGACTATTACGAATGTTTTATTGTTTATGAGCTGAATGATACGGATGTGATTATAATAGGCCCCTTTTTAGATGAAGAAATGTATGATGCTAAACTTTCGACACTTATAAAGAAAAATACTCTTTCTATTAAATTAAAGCATAAACTGATGGATTATTTTTCTAAACTACAAATTTTAGACCATACCAAACGTTTTTATATCAATAAGCTTCTCAACTATCTATTCCCCGATGATTCCAGTATCCATCTGGAACAGAATACATCCACTGACACCTCTGAAAAAACATCCGTTCCGGAAAACTACTTTGTTACTACCTATAAAAACAGACTAAGTATGTTTGAACATCCCCCATATTATTTAGAACAAGTCATTGTTAAACATATTAAAAACGGTATTAAACCCAATGCCAGACATATTCTTTCAGAAATCAATTCCTTAAACCGTGCCAAACTGTCCGATGATCCACTACGGTCCTTAAAAAATTCCCTTATAGGCTCCTGCACCATCTTTACAAGAGCCGCCATAGCAGGAGGTGTAACGGACTATGAAGCATTTAATCTTAGTGATGCATTTATTATGGAAATAGAAAAAACAAACTCTATGTCCGAACTGAATAACCTGGAATATAGAATGGTTGAAACATTTATAGAAAAAGTCAATGAAGCAAAAACATTTAAATTCTCCCCCATTATTAAGAATACAATGTTATATATTGTGAATCATCTGTCTGATAAACTTACTCTTAAAGATATTGCTGACCATGTATATGTTCATCCAAATTATCTGAGTGCTTTATTTAAAAAGGAAGTAGGCATCAGTCTTTTTCAGTACATTATAAAAAAACGGATTGAAGAATCTACCTATTTTCTCAAATACAGCAATGAATCCATTGCCGACATCGCAGCATTTTATCAATTTTGCAATCAAAGCTACTATATTAAAATGTTTCACAAATATATGGGAATGTCCCCCAATGCTTACAGGCAATCAAATAATTAA
- a CDS encoding methyl-accepting chemotaxis protein produces the protein MPGEKKDHKKADKKSQSKLSYQIIALLLTIGIIPCLIIMGITKSSITKCVERIVSLYSQKIVNQLNVNINESLSLVDHVISEITLDRDFKQYTRNYDTLDKGKLLNLKVDIDALLLNLFNKNKVINGLYTINNDRLIYSAGNSDPSATDYFNSDEFLNSNIYKKLKNNISYEPQWIFLGNEHNKKIYVAKRLDDTIKNNNLFIFFAINENYFNSIIQNASIDPEIPILILDQNNEIALCDHIELVNKNFESNYLKYIEDIKMNPSSSSSFNDGNHLISYSKYSNGWLLIINSDITILMKDFNRSFLKISILLVIFIVVIIFVSIVFAQLLSKPISKISRYMEEVGLGHLNIADQFMEQVKISTHEMSLLVNGFTNMVSSLKQLLKNSHEVTEIVEENASMLQKVAFSTSQSAKEIALAVESVAKGAEEQNIQTQSSVLLLNDLSDDINTVNTAIYKIQDISQTTMKMSQDTKESLEILTDNTKSTINSANNIYTYVKSLGDEASNISKILDLVKSVNDQTNLLALNAAIEAARAGKYGKGFAVVAEEVRNLSDQTQNAINTIANTINAIHEKKEYAMREVEKSMEKFSSQIPIVNQTTKTFDQIFAKMESINKEIHNTTSLLDEVMSKKEKLLLAISEISQVIEQSASIAQEVSAETLMQTQHSDKITEMANALLKSIEDLKHTYSKFK, from the coding sequence ATGCCAGGAGAAAAGAAAGATCACAAAAAAGCTGACAAGAAAAGCCAGTCAAAACTTTCTTATCAAATCATCGCTCTATTATTAACCATTGGCATCATTCCTTGTCTGATCATCATGGGAATTACTAAAAGCAGTATTACAAAGTGTGTAGAAAGGATCGTTTCACTCTACTCCCAAAAAATAGTGAATCAACTCAATGTCAATATTAATGAATCATTGTCCCTGGTTGATCATGTGATTTCCGAAATAACCCTGGATCGTGATTTCAAGCAATATACCCGAAATTATGATACCTTAGATAAAGGAAAGCTCCTCAACTTAAAAGTAGACATAGATGCACTTTTATTAAATCTTTTCAATAAAAATAAAGTCATAAACGGTTTATATACAATTAATAATGACAGGCTAATTTACTCTGCAGGCAATTCTGATCCTTCAGCAACTGATTATTTTAACAGTGATGAATTTTTAAATTCCAATATTTATAAAAAACTAAAAAATAATATAAGCTACGAACCACAATGGATTTTCTTAGGAAATGAACATAATAAAAAAATATATGTTGCCAAAAGGCTGGATGATACCATCAAAAATAATAATCTTTTTATATTCTTTGCAATTAACGAAAACTATTTTAATTCCATTATTCAAAACGCCAGCATCGATCCTGAAATCCCTATACTAATCTTAGACCAAAACAATGAAATTGCTTTATGCGATCATATTGAACTGGTCAATAAAAATTTTGAATCAAATTATCTTAAATACATAGAAGATATTAAGATGAACCCATCTTCTTCAAGCTCTTTTAATGACGGGAATCATTTAATCAGCTACAGTAAATATAGCAATGGTTGGTTACTTATTATTAATTCTGACATTACCATATTGATGAAAGATTTTAATCGTTCTTTTTTAAAAATATCCATTTTATTAGTAATATTTATAGTAGTAATCATTTTTGTCAGTATTGTTTTCGCCCAATTGCTATCCAAGCCAATCTCCAAGATATCGCGATATATGGAAGAAGTTGGGCTAGGTCATTTGAACATTGCGGATCAATTTATGGAACAGGTTAAAATTTCAACCCATGAAATGTCCCTATTGGTAAATGGATTTACAAATATGGTTTCTTCTTTAAAACAATTGCTTAAAAATTCCCATGAAGTAACGGAAATTGTCGAAGAAAATGCCAGTATGCTGCAAAAAGTAGCATTTTCTACTTCCCAGTCCGCTAAAGAAATAGCCCTGGCTGTAGAAAGTGTGGCTAAAGGTGCTGAGGAGCAAAATATCCAGACTCAATCCAGTGTACTTTTGCTGAATGATTTATCCGATGATATTAATACTGTAAATACTGCCATATATAAAATACAAGATATTTCTCAGACAACTATGAAGATGAGTCAAGATACAAAGGAAAGCTTGGAAATCCTGACTGACAATACGAAAAGTACAATAAACAGTGCAAACAATATTTACACTTATGTAAAATCTTTGGGAGACGAAGCAAGTAATATAAGCAAAATCTTAGACTTAGTCAAATCTGTAAATGACCAGACAAATCTGCTGGCCCTTAATGCAGCCATAGAGGCCGCCAGAGCAGGCAAATATGGAAAGGGATTTGCAGTCGTTGCAGAGGAGGTCAGAAATCTTTCTGATCAAACTCAAAATGCCATTAACACTATAGCCAATACGATTAATGCGATCCATGAAAAGAAAGAATACGCCATGCGAGAAGTCGAAAAATCCATGGAGAAATTTAGCAGTCAAATTCCTATTGTTAACCAAACCACAAAAACTTTTGATCAGATCTTTGCTAAAATGGAGAGCATCAATAAAGAAATACATAACACAACTTCTCTTCTTGACGAAGTCATGTCTAAAAAGGAAAAACTTTTATTGGCTATCTCTGAAATCTCTCAAGTTATTGAGCAATCCGCCAGCATAGCCCAGGAAGTAAGTGCAGAAACCTTAATGCAGACCCAGCATTCCGATAAAATCACTGAGATGGCTAATGCTCTCCTTAAAAGTATAGAAGATTTAAAGCATACTTACTCTAAATTTAAATAG
- a CDS encoding amino acid ABC transporter permease has protein sequence MSIAEIFLGNDRYKYILEGLRFSLLVTAFAAVIGILIGIIVALFRISEIKPFKFLKGTKFEKWADFNPISFIAMLYIDIIRGTPAVVQLMIMHTVIFGKVSAPKLLVAGLAFGINSGAYVAEIIRAGIMGLDKGQMEAARSLGMGYGMSMYYIIIPQAIKNILPTLVSEFIILLKETSIVGFIGGMDLLRSANVITSQTYRGFEPLMAVALIYLALTGIFTKLMRIVERRMRRSD, from the coding sequence ATGTCAATAGCTGAGATTTTTTTGGGAAACGACAGGTATAAGTATATTTTAGAAGGTTTAAGATTTTCCTTGCTGGTAACTGCATTTGCAGCGGTGATTGGTATATTGATTGGAATTATCGTTGCATTATTTCGCATTTCTGAAATTAAGCCCTTCAAATTTTTAAAGGGAACCAAATTTGAGAAATGGGCAGATTTCAATCCTATTTCTTTTATTGCAATGCTTTATATTGATATAATCAGAGGAACTCCTGCAGTTGTGCAGCTTATGATTATGCACACAGTTATTTTCGGAAAAGTTTCTGCGCCTAAATTACTTGTAGCAGGTTTGGCGTTCGGAATCAACAGCGGTGCATATGTTGCTGAAATAATAAGGGCAGGAATTATGGGGCTTGATAAAGGCCAAATGGAAGCAGCACGATCTCTTGGTATGGGCTATGGAATGTCAATGTATTACATTATTATTCCTCAGGCAATCAAAAATATACTGCCAACCTTAGTAAGTGAATTTATCATTTTATTAAAAGAAACTTCTATTGTAGGTTTTATTGGAGGAATGGACTTGCTTCGTTCTGCCAATGTCATTACCAGTCAGACTTACAGAGGATTTGAACCATTGATGGCTGTTGCACTTATATACCTTGCTTTAACAGGTATATTTACTAAACTTATGCGCATAGTAGAAAGGAGGATGAGACGCAGTGATTGA
- a CDS encoding glycoside hydrolase family 65 protein: protein MTENLKWQITSDSLDASQLLVDETLFHVANGYIGVRGNFEEGYPNHYNTIRGAYINGVYDISEVKHGEKLHGFIDSKQKIINITDVQGIKLYIAGEKFSLFDGKVLNFKRILDMREGIYKRQILWESPKGHIIEINIQRMASFIKPELFVIDYTVRSINYEGEIVFVSTQKGDVFNYFDPTDPRVAGELEKHLTVETIDIQKDIGIITSITNKSHIRVTSAVKHVVSSQHELERIQDDKSSTTKIRLYIKAGQAQRLVKYCIFTDSVRFSDCHQAAIDKMEEVLETPIEQLYQLQKVYLSAFWDKADVVVNGDDRLQQGIHFSLFELLQSVGKDQYSNIAAKGLSGEGYEGHYFWDTEIYMLPFFLLTDKALAENLLNYRYEKLEAARENARILGHKKGALYPWRTISGSECSAYFPSGTAQYHINADIAYMFVQYYFVTGDLDFVESKGAEVLFETARLWMDTGHYVEDSFRIDAVTGPDEYTCIVNNNYYTNCMAKYNLKWAVKFYELLKENNRIEHLAQKLGITEEEVNEWQQAAEKMYLPYDEKLDINPQDDSFLSKAIWDFENTPKDQYPLLLHYHPLYIYRYQVCKQADTVLAHFLLEDEQKLSTIKKSYEYYEKITTHDSSLSTCIFSIVAAKLGEIRKAYDYFMQTTRLDLDNIHHNTKDGIHTANMGGTYMGMVYGFAGLRIKESGIFFNPVIPEQWKSYEFKICYQGRMIKIHVNQEQSHYTLLEGKELKIHVYDQEYILNDDIIIKI, encoded by the coding sequence ATGACAGAAAATTTAAAGTGGCAGATTACAAGCGATTCTTTAGATGCTTCACAACTTTTAGTAGACGAAACACTATTTCATGTTGCCAATGGTTATATAGGAGTCAGAGGAAATTTTGAAGAGGGATACCCCAATCACTATAATACCATCCGAGGTGCATACATTAATGGTGTTTATGATATATCTGAAGTAAAGCATGGTGAAAAACTCCATGGATTTATAGACAGCAAGCAAAAAATTATTAATATCACAGATGTGCAAGGTATAAAATTGTATATTGCGGGGGAAAAGTTTTCTTTATTTGATGGAAAGGTACTGAATTTTAAAAGAATTTTAGATATGAGGGAAGGTATTTATAAACGTCAGATTCTGTGGGAATCTCCCAAGGGTCATATTATTGAGATCAATATTCAAAGAATGGCCAGTTTTATAAAACCTGAATTGTTTGTTATAGATTATACGGTTCGATCGATTAATTATGAGGGGGAAATTGTATTCGTTTCGACTCAAAAAGGAGATGTATTCAATTACTTTGATCCTACAGATCCGAGAGTAGCAGGAGAATTGGAGAAGCATCTTACAGTAGAAACGATAGATATACAAAAAGATATTGGTATAATCACTTCAATAACCAATAAGTCGCATATTAGGGTAACCAGTGCCGTTAAGCACGTAGTTTCTTCGCAACATGAACTGGAAAGAATTCAGGATGATAAGTCCTCTACAACTAAAATCAGGCTTTATATTAAGGCAGGCCAGGCTCAAAGACTGGTTAAATATTGCATTTTTACTGATTCTGTGAGATTTTCAGACTGTCACCAGGCAGCCATCGATAAAATGGAAGAAGTTCTAGAAACTCCTATTGAGCAGTTATATCAATTACAGAAAGTTTATTTAAGTGCGTTCTGGGATAAAGCAGATGTGGTTGTAAATGGGGATGACAGGCTGCAGCAGGGTATTCACTTCAGCCTTTTTGAATTGCTGCAGTCAGTTGGGAAAGATCAATATAGTAATATTGCGGCAAAAGGCTTATCTGGAGAAGGTTATGAAGGACACTATTTTTGGGATACGGAAATTTACATGTTGCCATTTTTTTTGCTAACAGACAAAGCTTTGGCTGAAAACTTATTAAACTATCGATATGAGAAACTGGAGGCGGCAAGGGAAAATGCCAGGATTTTGGGACATAAGAAAGGGGCTTTGTATCCCTGGAGAACTATATCGGGCAGTGAATGTTCTGCCTATTTTCCTTCCGGTACAGCGCAATACCATATCAATGCAGATATAGCATACATGTTTGTACAATATTATTTTGTAACTGGGGACCTTGACTTTGTGGAAAGCAAAGGGGCTGAAGTACTGTTTGAAACGGCAAGATTGTGGATGGACACAGGACATTACGTAGAAGATTCCTTTAGGATAGATGCTGTTACAGGGCCGGATGAATATACTTGTATAGTCAATAATAATTACTATACAAATTGTATGGCCAAATACAATTTAAAATGGGCGGTTAAATTTTACGAACTCCTTAAAGAAAATAATCGAATTGAGCATTTGGCCCAAAAGCTTGGGATCACAGAAGAAGAAGTGAATGAATGGCAGCAAGCCGCTGAAAAAATGTATCTGCCTTATGATGAAAAATTAGATATTAATCCTCAGGACGATTCATTTTTATCCAAAGCCATATGGGATTTTGAAAACACTCCCAAAGATCAATATCCTTTATTGTTGCATTATCATCCCCTCTATATTTACAGGTATCAGGTATGTAAGCAGGCGGATACGGTATTGGCCCATTTCCTGCTGGAAGATGAGCAAAAATTAAGTACAATTAAAAAATCTTATGAATACTATGAAAAGATTACAACCCATGATTCTTCATTATCCACTTGTATTTTTAGTATTGTTGCCGCTAAATTAGGAGAGATCAGGAAAGCCTACGATTATTTTATGCAGACCACACGACTGGATCTGGACAATATTCATCATAATACCAAAGACGGCATTCATACAGCGAATATGGGCGGCACATATATGGGCATGGTTTACGGTTTTGCAGGACTTAGAATAAAAGAAAGTGGTATTTTCTTTAATCCGGTAATACCTGAACAGTGGAAAAGCTATGAGTTTAAGATTTGCTATCAAGGCAGAATGATAAAAATACATGTAAATCAAGAGCAAAGTCATTATACCCTTCTTGAAGGAAAAGAACTTAAGATTCATGTTTATGATCAAGAATATATTTTAAATGACGATATAATCATTAAAATTTAA
- a CDS encoding basic amino acid ABC transporter substrate-binding protein: protein MKKLVCLMISIMMFVGLVGCGQSQSDTQSNDQNIQQGQSQDPAQDQANAGEKKVIVMGTNAEFPPFEYREGDKVVGFDVEIAKKVAEKLDAELKIEDMLFDGLIPALEAGKIDFIAAGMSVTEERKKNVDFSNGYYEASQVIIVTADNETIKGPEDLKNKKIGVQLGTTGDMEAQNIEGAEVVQFNAGFAAIMDLQNGKVDAVILDSEPAKNFASQNNQIKILDVELTKEEYAIAVKKGNTELVNAINAVLEELKTSEYDRLVQKYFTAE, encoded by the coding sequence ATGAAGAAATTAGTGTGTTTAATGATATCAATAATGATGTTTGTTGGGTTAGTCGGATGTGGCCAATCACAGAGTGATACACAGTCAAATGATCAAAATATTCAACAGGGGCAAAGTCAGGATCCAGCACAAGATCAGGCAAACGCTGGAGAGAAAAAAGTAATCGTTATGGGAACCAATGCAGAATTTCCTCCTTTCGAATATCGAGAAGGGGATAAAGTAGTAGGATTTGACGTTGAAATTGCAAAAAAAGTGGCAGAAAAATTAGACGCTGAATTAAAGATAGAAGATATGCTTTTCGACGGATTAATTCCTGCGCTTGAAGCTGGAAAGATTGATTTTATCGCTGCGGGAATGAGTGTAACGGAAGAAAGAAAGAAAAATGTTGATTTCTCCAATGGTTATTATGAAGCAAGCCAGGTTATTATTGTTACTGCAGATAACGAAACCATCAAAGGGCCTGAAGATTTAAAGAATAAGAAAATTGGTGTTCAGTTAGGAACTACAGGAGATATGGAAGCACAAAATATCGAAGGTGCAGAAGTAGTTCAATTCAATGCCGGATTCGCTGCCATTATGGATTTGCAAAATGGCAAAGTAGATGCAGTAATACTGGATTCTGAGCCAGCTAAAAATTTTGCATCTCAAAATAATCAAATTAAAATTCTTGATGTAGAGTTAACTAAAGAAGAATATGCAATTGCTGTGAAAAAAGGAAATACAGAGCTTGTAAATGCAATTAATGCTGTGCTTGAAGAACTGAAAACCAGTGAATATGATAGATTAGTTCAAAAATATTTTACAGCTGAATAA